The genomic segment CTGCGAGGGACTCAAAAAAAGCGACTGCCGGAGTCAGAACAACACCAGCTGCGCAATGCGATCGAAGATGGTCTCCTGCGCCGGGACAAGGTCGCGTGTGCTGATCACCTGCTCGAAAAGAGTCGCGACAGAATCGCCTGGAACGCTCGGTGAGACCGCAGGGTCGTGGCACTCAGCCACCGCCAGCTCGCTCTCCGCACCGGCGGATACCGCTTCCCGCTGCAGGTCGCGAGTCGTGGCGATAGGCACGTCGGCGGTGCCGGGTGCTTCACTGGGGTCTTCGACGCAGCCCGGTTCCGTCGCCGGGTCCTCGCCTCGCATGAGGCCCAACATCGCCTTGGCTGCTAGCCGTCTAACGAGTCGTCCTTGCCAGCCTACGATGGCATGGGCGGGCGTGTACCAGACCTCCTTCACCTCAAGCGATAAAGCGTTGCCATGTACCACAACAGCCGGGATGCCGAGAAGCGATAGCTGGACGTACGCCATGTGCACGCACCGCCGATCGATATCGACACACGTAGCATGCAGGGTCTCGGGATAGCTCAAGCCTGCGTGATGCATCGCCTGAGCTGTCGCCACGACCATGCCGCCAGATCCACACGCCGGTTCCTGCAGGGTAGCGAAGCCTTGCTCTCTCACAGAGGCGCCATCTCCCACAGCGATCATCGCCATCAGCATTGACACGCTGTACGGAGTAAAAAACTGCCCGTTGCGCGCGTTGCCGAGTTCGAGCGCCATGAAGATCTCGCCGAGTACATCACCCAGACCGTGCCCAGGAATGTCGGCTGTTCCCGGCTCTCCGAGTTCGTCGACACGCGACTGATAGCAAAGGTGAAGCTGCCCAAACATGCCGGCGAACCGGTCAAGATCCTCGCGCGTGTATCTCGCCACAATCTCAAGATAGCGCTTCTCTCGCACGTCGAACTGGGCCATGTCGACGCGACTGCTGATAGCGATCGCGCTGACTTCTACAAAATCGGAAAACACTGTGTGCGGGTCATGCGACACGAACAGTTGCCGCATAAGCTTGATAATCGCGGTCTTGTAGGGGTCCGAGCCCATCGCGGCGCGTTCGATGCGTTGCTGGCGGGCCATCAGATGTCTCCCGCCGGCGTATCAGCGCCGCGCACCTGCGACGCCAGTGCCGCCCCGAGGCCGTCGAGATTGGACAATGTGTCGCGTGCGGCCGTCTGTGCGTCGATGAAGGTGTTGACGAATTCGTTGTACATGCCTGACTCCAGGAACGGACGAGGCATGCCCCTTTGGGGACATGCCCCAAAGGGTAGAAAGGATTGGACCTGCGGACGTTCAGATGCCGTAGTGCCGCCGCACCCGTCGGCGCGCGGCGGCGAATGGCTGACCCAAGGTCACGGAAAGCGGCGCGTTACGCACGATGTGGCGCAGCGCTGCAGCGCGGAAAAGGACTGGGTAGCGGCTCTTCGCGGTTGCGAGGTACGCCAACGTGTCGTGCGGCAACCCGTAGGTGGCGCTAACCAACGTGCAAAGGCGGCGGATTCGGGATCGATTCATGATGCTCCTGACAGAATGGAACAGGAGCGACCCGGAGCGGGCGAGCGCCCGTTCGGTTGATTGGTCGGCCTGCGCGAGGCAGACCAGTTCGATGCGCCGATGGCGCGATAGGTCCGCCTATCCTAACGCTTCGGCCCGCAACGCCGGCATCCTATGCGCGGGCAATCCGCGCCCCTTTGACCTCGGTCGCCGCGCGACTTATCCACAGTTTTGCAGGGATAAACCTGTGGATAGCGAAGCGCACGGCA from the Paraburkholderia sp. D15 genome contains:
- a CDS encoding N-6 DNA methylase, with protein sequence MARQQRIERAAMGSDPYKTAIIKLMRQLFVSHDPHTVFSDFVEVSAIAISSRVDMAQFDVREKRYLEIVARYTREDLDRFAGMFGQLHLCYQSRVDELGEPGTADIPGHGLGDVLGEIFMALELGNARNGQFFTPYSVSMLMAMIAVGDGASVREQGFATLQEPACGSGGMVVATAQAMHHAGLSYPETLHATCVDIDRRCVHMAYVQLSLLGIPAVVVHGNALSLEVKEVWYTPAHAIVGWQGRLVRRLAAKAMLGLMRGEDPATEPGCVEDPSEAPGTADVPIATTRDLQREAVSAGAESELAVAECHDPAVSPSVPGDSVATLFEQVISTRDLVPAQETIFDRIAQLVLF